Within the Glycine soja cultivar W05 chromosome 3, ASM419377v2, whole genome shotgun sequence genome, the region aagagaagaaaataaaatgaaaaaatgaaataggTTTCTTTTTAAGCtaaattatgaagaaaaaaaaaactttaggaGAGGCTAATACAAGAGAgcttctataataaaaaaaaacttttataaactaattttaacttattgaaaattttattttgtttttatttcttattgttTTTCTCTTATAAGTGTTTATGTAAGTGTTTGGAATAACTTAACTTAATGATATGTGATTACCATATGTCTATAAGTTGTTTTCAGcagatcatgtaaaaaaaaaagttgttttcaGATTATTTCAATAAGATTTCCAGAATAACTTAAGAAAAAAGCTTACAACAACAACTCATacgtatgtatttttatttttttattatagaaacAACTTATGCATAAGCACTTACATGATGAGATGAGCACTTAACTAAGTAGTTTGTCCaaacacaattaaaaaaatgcatttaataCATATAATCCCATAAATCCAaggtgaaaattaaaataagaaaaagaaggaaacttTTACCATGGAGGAGCATAATGTGTGCGATCACTGATATTCTCAGAGGTTGACACGCAATTCTTCGTTGCCGGGCACAGAGCTAATGCTGGTGGGTTTTTCTGCACTCCAAGATAATCAGGTTTTTTCCCACTGCACCATCAAAACACAAGACACAAActcaattttctcttttttaaccACCCATGTCCAATACAAAACAAAACcgaaattaaaaaccaaaaggGTCTTCAAACCCACCAACAAAATCAAATCTTGAATTCAATTtacattcaaaataaaatgaaaaacaaaaattttccaaaaaaaagcagaggagGGGTACCCGAAGTTCAAGATGGCACCAATGGTCGCTATTTCGCTGCTTCTCAATATGAGTTCTCTTCAATagacaaaataattgaaatataaagaGATTTCAGAAGATGGGTATGAATAGATATGAATAATCCATAGAAAGGAATTAGAAAGTGCGAGTGTGAAGAAATAAGAACCTTCGGTTGATTTGGTCGGTGGGTGTGCTATCGTGGTGCTTCTGACAGAATACAATACGGGGAAGAGAGCTTCTTCTaccattgttgggtttggtgatGAACTTGAGGTTGCAGAAGGAGCTTGAAGATGCCATTGAAGCCATTGTTGTTGGGAGCTGAAAATGAAGGTTCGAGAAAATTAAGGAACTTATGGACATATATCTTCACAGAccgaaatatttataatttaagaaTGTGAACCAAATATAAGGAATGAGATGTGAATCATGTGATAAAGAAGGTGGGCGgtgggacttttttttttttttcttttttatggatttggatatttggaaaaaaaattatatttcgaTGTTTTTAAGATAGTGGACTATTTCCAATTTCAGATAATACAAATATTCAGAAATGCTTATATGCACGAAAAGGTTTTTGTGAAGGATGTTATTATATCCGTTTACTTTTTAGAATAAGTttcattttagattttattttcttgaattagAAATTATGGTTGTCTCCAAATCACTTATTTGACTAAAAGTATTTTGTGGTCATTGGTCAAAGAAGATTTTACACACCTTATGAATCAAATACGAATTTCTCCCCATATGAatgcataaaattttataccATTATATTAATTGTTTGGGTTGTCCtagattattttacattaaataaaaaaatagataaaaataataattttataaattaatcttattatcaatattatattgaaaacttaaataatactcatttgaaatattaataaaaaaccaTATTAGATAAAAAGATACATGtactattaataatataattttacgtattaaataaaataacacttaaATACATGTACTCTAATATTAAGTTCGAGATAGATAAACccttccatttttttatatgtatggtAAATTCttcatatgtatatttatagTTTGTTTGGATAAGTCTTTTTTAGAAGTActcttaagagaaaaaaaataggaagaaaaagatgaaatgaattttttcataaattaaaatgattaatttgtagaaactttctcatataacttttttaaaagatgaGAGAATATTTGTAAATTAGTTAATGGAGAGCTTTCTTTGACTTaggaagaaactcattttattttattttcttctcttaaaagtattcttagaaaacatTACCCAAACATGTCCTTagatttaacaattatttactttttacatattttaaaaatgtcatttaaaaaaagggaaagtattttttaatccctatattttcattaaatcttgtttttagtttctaaacttTTATATCCTCTAATTTAGTCCCTAAACTTtacaaaaaacttatttttaatcatCTTTCACAGAATTTTCACTAACGATGTTAACTTGTGTTCTAATGGTGTTTGCTTGTATTCAACGTCATGGCAAACagtgtgtttttattttaaaaataaattaaaataacatgggaatttttttttttttttaaaaagttattaaaatatcTCCCCCAAATACATTAAACTCTAACTTTCAAAAGTTACATCTACACGTAGAGGTTGTGGTTCGAAATTCATAACGCATTCTTCACACCCAATATGAATGGAATGTGCATGTGAGAAAAAGTTGTTGTTGAAAGTGAGAACCgacaattatatataatgagaGAATGTTTTGGAGATGCAATAATTAGGGAGATGGAGAActtttttataatcttttaataCAATGGTGAGTTGGGTTGGtagtgttatatattttttataatggtGATACCTATGGTGTCATTTTGGTTTACATAAAAAGATTCTATCagaaaggattaaaaataagatttttgtaTAGTTTAGGGATTAAATTAGAGGATATAAAAGTTTAGGAACTGAAAACAAGTTTCGatgaaaatataacaaatatatatacatacatatatatatatatatatatatatatatatatatatatatatatatatattctaagaaAAAACTTACATATGGATATACTCCTTAATTAATACACGCTTAGATACTTTTTTTTGGGTTAAATTCACtatcaacaataaaaatatgacGAAGGAAGAGAACAATAGTGTGTTATAAGTAATAAGCAAGCAattcaaagataaaaacaaGACACTGGAATAATAATGTTAATGGGTTCGCTTACTAATTGAAATTAAGGATAGAATGAAAAACAGCGAGTTGTTGGTGGACGGTGGTGCTTGATTTTATGGAAGCTAACCAAATATCACATTTGCTCATGGAACCTCaacattggtatttttttttattgataaaggaTAGTATTTATTAGtagaaataatcaaatttctgaCATTTTTTGATacagattaatatatatatatatatatatatatatatatatatatatatatatatatatatatatatatatatcaccgtCCATGAATGAAAAGCGTGCTGTGCTCTTCAGTTGAGGAATtcgtttttttcttttggtcggtaaattaaatttattaagttcaaaataaaatcttatgatatacatatatacactaAAGCAGTTATAGAATTATATAGGCTTCCAACTATAAGTTCTGCAGGTTGCAAGATGTATTATGAAGCGTCGATTCTTTAATTTGCTTCACGTATCCTATTCGATACCAATACTCTTGGATACTCTACTGATACGAATTTGTGAAGTTTCCAAGCCTTTAAAAAAGTTATGCAAATCCAATACAACTACATAAGAGACATAAAGGCACACATAATATAGAAACATAGAAGTATTATTCTTTAATgaaccaaaaatgaaaattgtcctatttatgaatgatttcaaaaaagaaatgaGATTGGTACTATTTCTATTTGTAGACAATTAAAAGTGATTtatgaaaatgatttataatttttttgtcattagtAATGTCCAAGAAGTATGTTCCTAATTTGGATTTGTAGACTTGAAACTATAATTTATTGtgctttatgatttttttatacatatttagATATATACGTTACACTTATCCTATCctatatattttagaataatcGTAACACCGTATTGGATATGTATTGTATTGGATACACATATCGTATCTGTGCATCATAGAAGATATATAAAAAGACCATGCATTGTAAGAATTTGCtcactataaaataaaatgattctcTAGTCCAATCTGTGATTTGAACATATGTCCTGAAAGGAAATATTCTGATACTGATAGATCATGCGTGGCTCCAAATCTTTCTGTAGCTTGGCTACTATCTGATGATTGTTATTTTACAGGTTGCAAGTATTTTTCACTCCAGTATACAACCTCTTCATATGCATAAAGTTCTGCTACATTCTTAATTCTTTTGATTTGAAATGCTTGGATTGGCCTTATGCTCAAATATTTTGGATTTTTGACACTTACATTTTTCTACAGAAAGATATGGAGAAAATGTTTGGTTTGGAATCACATTGACAAAGGTTTCACCGGTAACCATACTCTATGCTTCTGTTTCCTTGTATTTTGTAATTGTTACATTATTTATTCCGTTCTCTTACTTTCACTTTTACTTGGACGACGTCTAGCTCTTGAAAAATTACTGAAGGATTATGTTTGTACATATGCCACAGGGGAACATTTCTATATGGTATAATCTGGTTGCCCTAAagccttctttctcttttttatttactataatGGCTTGCTTCAATATGATTTGAATGCCTTTTTTGAATCTGTTCCATGCTGTTGTGGTCAACATCAATTCCTGAAAATATTTCTTGAGGttaaactatttattaaatggagaaaagaaaaattgtaaatGGAACTTTCTCTACCTTTTCCTGATAATCTAGCAGAAAATCTTTCCCCCCTCCAATTTAACCcttttaaatttaactattaTCCTGGGTTTGTTCATCAtagattttgaaatttctgtGTGCTGCCAAAATGAGTTTTTCAAgcattatctttttctttctacttTGAGATTCCTGCTCCGTTGGAAGTGAATCTTAAATTTCTCTGAAGCTTGTTGCGCATTCATAATCTTCAAAGGTTTATATGCCTTATCTTTGTCATTTAATGTTTACTATGCTCGAATAGATTAATGTAGCAATCTAGCTGGAAACAGTGAAATTTTCTGATATTATGAGTTAATTGCTTAAATTCCCAACCTGGAAAGGCATATCTAACAAAGTAAATGTTGTATTATGCAGGCTGATGTATTTTTGGCCCCACAAATTACACTGGCATCTCAGAGATTTGATATTGATGTGATATAGTTCTTATCATTTCTTGATATATTTCGTTTGTTTCAAACTACCAATATTGGTTCACAAGTTTGACTAGTTGCAAGTGGAGACAAAATTCTTCTCTTGTCTCGTCTTGTCTTGTTTGTCTTTTTTCCCCCTCCAAATTAAGCTTACTTGTTTTAGGAcctatgaattaaattaaaggtGTTAAaatgcatcaatattttaaacattagATGGCCctaataattttacatattttaaaagagAGATGGTCTTGAAATCTATgggttgatttttaaatttttgtttcaaatggTCAAATTGTTCTGGGTGAAGGATGGATCTGTCTTAAGGATCTTCAGTCTTACTTTGTCATTAATTGTTCTGGGTAGGAAAGAAATGCTATATGTCTAGTTTTCATGGCTTGTCTAGTTTTACTTTGAAGTCATGCCAAAGGTCTCTTTCATGGAATTTCTTTGAAGATATTCAGAGATTGGCATGCTGTCCTACATGCATCATGCTCTTAGTTTATGTTCTTTTCTCTCATGCTGTAGAGTATTTCTTATCCCCGTTctcaataaaattctttttctatCATAAATCAATGCTTCTGCCTaagataagaaattataaaccctctatattatgaacatttacAATTTGCTTTTGAGTTTTTGCAGTATTTCTTATTctcattatcaataaaattatttttctaccaTCACTAAATGCTGCTGCCTgatagaagaaaatataaaccCTCTATATATGATGAACATTTGCAATTTGTTTTGAGTTTTTGCTGTCCAAATCCCCTACCCTGAGTAGATTGAATGAAACATACAAAACTTTGCCAGAGTTCCAAGCCTCATCACCACAAAGACAACCTGATGCCTTCATTCATAACCCTTGATTGCTTGAGCATCtgcaattattatattttgggtGTGGAGTTACCATTTAAATTAAATGGTTGTCACAACACACAGAGCCTTCTATGCAACACTATTAAATAAGCGAGAGAAATAATAAAGCTTGTGATTGAAAAAACAGACACTACACACTACTTGAGTTCTATTTCCTAATTTGAATTTACTTGTATTTCATAACCTTGTTTCCTTGTTGAGAAACTGGCAGCATTTGTAGTTATATTCAGCTAATgtgtaatattatattttctccCCCCTTAAAACCAATTGTTTTAGAAGCTGTATAAATAGTTGTAGCACCATGtaatagttttattaaataatttggaACTTAAAATGTGTTAGTACAATACTATTAATATAGTTGCTCACATTCCTCATTTTAAGTACGATGCTGTTAATATAGTTTGCTCGCATTCCTTTCAAGATTATTATGCTAAGctcaatttttaagataaattttgtCTAACTTTTCTTATGCAGAACGTATCAGAGAGAAAGCAAAGctataataaaacatattgCTAATATTTTATAGAGATGtataatttaagatttaaatcttttaaaatgagaaaataaaaatatagttttcattaatttcaagttaattaagatcataaagaattataatttgaagggtgtTTTTTTTTCGGTGACAAACATGGAACTAAGACACCCCAAGAGAAAGGACTTTATTAAAAGCCACGTGGAAAGAAAGTTCCAAATACATCAGCCATAATCAGACTAAAAAGAAAAGATGTAACAAAATCAAAGATTTTAAAAGAAGGAACCCATACTTTGCAAGAGTATCTGCCATTTGATTTGTTTCTCTATATATGTGGTTCCACTCATAAACACCACCATTAACCATGAACTTCTTTATTACTTCAACCATATTAAAAGATGCGTGAGTAGCAGGACAACCATCCTTCACAAGAGCAATAGCAGTCGACAAATCCGACTCGACCAACATGTCCTTGAACCCTCTATTCCAAGCTATAGGGACACCCAACAGAATAGCCCATAAttcaagttttatatatatatatatatatatatatatatatatacttatttataGGTAtgtacattttataatttaatgcaGAAATAAGTGTCTTGATGCCATGCTACAAAGAATTATTTGGttaaaaaatagagagagaTTCATTATAGTCAAAAGCCCGTCTAGCTCAGTTGGTAGAGCGCAAGGCTCTTAACCTTGTGGTCGTGGGTTCGAGCCCCACGGTGGGCGTTTTTTCCCCTtacattatagtttttttttttattaaatcatatgCACCTTTCCTTTGTATACTTTTCTTTTGGCatcttatgttatcaaataagTGCACGGTTGGTCAAAACCTGACCGTAATATCAAAACTAGCAGAAAGACAGTGTCTGTGTCCACTCTGTTTTTTAGGAACGAAACGATAAATTAGATATATTATAAtgagttaattttagtttagaaatttattttttttacttaatgtggttgcatttttattaaattttaggtatgtgcaaattttattattctagttTATTGACAAATCATTTTTCAGATTTAAGACAGTCAAATTTGActgaaaattattaactttcatTACATAGAAATGAATAATATACTATTTCTAAATGTAACCAATATACATAGAGAATGTGAAGAAATGgtgtccattttttttaatatattaaagggGAAAAGAGAGGGGAAAGAACGATTTATATAGATGCGAAaggttaaataaaaatcaagtgtgCAGTTAAAGGATAATAATATAGTCTAAAAATATAAACACCGAAACTTCCAATGgcctttattattgttataaattaaGCACTAGGAAGCTACAAACAAGAAGCACCaatcaaatatttcattatgCTGATTATATAACCTTTTCTATGTTCTGATACAATCTAGGAAATAAGTTAGACAGCATATGGGCTTCGAGTATAGAATTTGTTAATGGTGTAGATCAAGGAATAATGCTTCCAGAAATGCTCTTCAAAAATTGCTAATACTCCTTGCTTCaccaaaatattcaaattttggcTCATGAGCAATCAAATCCAACTACTATTTGTCTACTCACTACAAAATTGTTAGCCAATAAATTCAGCAAGATAGAAAACTAAGAACAAATTCAATTCGGATCAATTTGACAATTTCAActcataattttcttaattttttcccACAAAGCTATACAGCTTCCTTCAAAGCATACCAAAGAGGATAAAGAATAGCAGAGAATTTCTGAAGCATTTCTCATGCTAATAAATTAGTTCAGCTTTGTGATTGAGCATGCTACGGCAATTAGGGTGGGAGGTAGTTCAGGATGAATACAGTGATGGAGATGCCCATCATTTTCTTGTCAACACTGACTTGGTCAAAACTGGGATGCTTTCTTTTCCTGCAAAAGGCAACATAATATTCAagacaacaaaaaaatgatatgCTGGTTCGGATAAGATGCAAGCTAGGCACCGTATTAAACCCACAACTCAACCCTTCCACCCAACACATGTTGATCCTTCTCCCTGAATTATATATCAATTTCTTTGTAAAATTTCTCtaacttttttctcttctaacACTGCTGAGCAAACAAAAAActatatctaaaaaaattgactGAATTTCTGTCAATACAGGAAATACATTAGTAACTTAGATTGCACAAACAattgaaaaatgtgttttacCTTCACTGCTGAGCAACTATCGTAGTGATTTagattttactttcttttttttagaacTTTTATGCAGAGGTCGTTCTTGTTTCTCCATAAGCAGTTCATTAACCATTTGTAACCATAGCTCTTCAAAGTGCTTGTGAAAACTCTGCTGAAACCAATCCaaaatttctgaaaataatTCCCTAGGATTCTCCTTCCACACCATTCTTAGCATAGCAGAGCTATCAATAAGCCTGCTCTTTAACTTGCTTAAAAGATTTCCCACCCTTTTTTGACCCAATGCTTCTCTCTTCATAATACTTTCAGGGGCGGCTGACATGTATTTTCTAACAGATTTTAAACATGGACACACCTGGCCTTCAAGCAAAGCATACGCAAACACTTGCACCCGATGTTCGTCATTGCTAATGGACAATGAATGCTTCGGAAGCTCCCAACAGAAACGCCCAAAGGTTGGGATTACCCAACATTTTACTTGGTCAGTCTGGGCATCATAATAAGGTCTAGGATCCATCAGGGGAGGAGAGAAGATGCATGAAGACTTTGCATGCTCGACTAGCCAAGCTGGCTCTACACTTGTTACTCCATGCATATATGCTCTCTTGGCACTTGTTATCCCTTCTTTGTTCGGTCTTTTGGTCTCTAACAGTTCATTGTAAACCAAAAACTCGGGGCCTACTATGGAAGCTGATGACCAACGATGAAGGAAAACACTTTCATCAACCATGCTTGATTGGTACTTTAAAGCACGAGAAGTATTCTCTCCATCAGAGGCCCTAGAAGAAGCTGTAATACGTTTAGCAACCCTATCTGCCCAGCCAGCACATATTGCTTGACAGATGAGCCTTTCCTCAACCAGAGAAAGAGGATATTTTTCAGAAGAAGCCTGCCAAACACGTTCTACATCCTCTAAACTTCCACAAGTCCATGAGTACTCTTCTTCAAAACCACCTTTATCGCTCTGATAAAAGACCAGTTTAAGTAGCTGTTGTCTAAGTTTGGACATTTCATCCATGGTTTTG harbors:
- the LOC114405859 gene encoding uncharacterized protein LOC114405859, coding for MSISSLIFSNLHFQLPTTMASMASSSSFCNLKFITKPNNGRRSSLPRIVFCQKHHDSTPTDQINRRELILRSSEIATIGAILNFGGKKPDYLGVQKNPPALALCPATKNCVSTSENISDRTHYAPPWNYNPEGRKKPVNREEAMEELIDVIESTTPDKFSPRIVERKEDYIRVEYQSSILGFVDDVEFWFPPGKGSTVEYRSASRLGNFDFDVNRKRIKALRQELEKKGWASQDTI